In Meiothermus ruber DSM 1279, the following proteins share a genomic window:
- a CDS encoding ABC transporter substrate-binding protein: MRRIGLFGAFVLGVVVLGSALAQSPIKVGFIGGMSGGFIQPEPAKILKAYFDRLNAQGGIGGRKIEFYAEDDRTNPAAASQAARRLVDDIGVVALVGSASALECSVNAAYYVQKGVVSIQGTGVDPVCFNSPNISPVNTGPFTASTLVLQYAALNLKKEKICAFFAQLPGLEPAYRQAVADFEQITGKKILIQDYSYKPGDDPTPLVLRARQAGCEATLFAGSDAFAISWMNAVKTQGLLKASQWLFLPSTYTEAFAKAMGSSANGVLVSSELEPYLGNNPILNDWRELSRQNNIPLTAFSLASYLAAQIFVDTVKTIRGEITRESVTAAFKSMRPYRTPLMGNAYTFGNAQAHRSNQSIKVLELRDGQYFLAYPGWIRLQAPQR; this comes from the coding sequence ATGAGGAGAATCGGCTTGTTTGGCGCTTTTGTTCTGGGGGTTGTGGTGCTGGGATCGGCCCTGGCCCAGAGTCCCATCAAGGTGGGGTTCATCGGGGGGATGAGTGGGGGGTTCATCCAGCCCGAGCCGGCCAAAATACTCAAGGCCTACTTCGATAGGCTGAATGCCCAAGGGGGCATTGGGGGGCGGAAAATTGAGTTCTACGCCGAGGACGATAGAACCAACCCGGCTGCCGCCAGCCAGGCCGCCCGTCGGCTGGTAGACGACATCGGCGTGGTGGCCCTTGTGGGCAGCGCCAGCGCTCTGGAGTGCAGCGTCAATGCCGCTTATTACGTACAAAAGGGCGTGGTCTCGATCCAGGGAACCGGGGTGGATCCGGTCTGCTTTAACAGCCCCAACATCTCACCGGTGAACACCGGGCCGTTTACCGCCAGCACCCTGGTCTTACAGTACGCGGCGCTCAACCTGAAGAAGGAGAAAATCTGCGCCTTTTTCGCCCAGCTACCCGGCCTCGAGCCCGCCTACCGTCAAGCCGTGGCCGACTTTGAGCAGATCACCGGGAAAAAAATACTGATACAAGACTACAGCTACAAGCCCGGCGACGACCCTACACCGTTGGTTTTGCGGGCCCGTCAGGCTGGTTGTGAAGCCACGTTGTTTGCTGGCAGCGATGCTTTTGCCATCTCCTGGATGAACGCGGTCAAGACCCAGGGGCTTCTGAAGGCCAGCCAGTGGCTGTTCCTCCCTTCAACCTACACCGAAGCCTTTGCCAAGGCCATGGGCTCGAGCGCCAATGGGGTGCTGGTATCCTCTGAACTAGAACCCTACTTAGGCAACAACCCCATCCTCAACGACTGGCGCGAACTTTCTCGCCAGAACAACATCCCCCTCACCGCCTTCAGCCTGGCCAGCTACCTGGCTGCTCAGATCTTTGTGGATACCGTCAAAACCATCAGGGGTGAGATCACCCGTGAAAGCGTGACCGCAGCGTTCAAAAGCATGCGTCCCTATCGCACCCCGCTGATGGGCAATGCCTATACCTTTGGCAACGCCCAGGCCCACCGCTCCAACCAGAGCATCAAAGTGCTCGAGCTGCGGGACGGGCAGTACTTCCTGGCCTATCCGGGCTGGATCCGGCTGCAAGCACCCCAGCGCTAA
- a CDS encoding succinate dehydrogenase/fumarate reductase iron-sulfur subunit, producing MSTVTFRIFRGDRNGGELKDYTIEVQEGMVVLDAIHQIQAEQAPDLACRWNCKAGKCGSCGAEVNGKPTLMCMTRLDTIDTSKPVTVRPMKTFPVIRDLATDVKWNYEANKKIKPFTPAPNTDWIMFQEDVDRVQEFRKCIECFLCQNVCHVLREHDEKTGFIGPRLLVRTASLEMHPLDVENRLDMLKNEGGIGYCNITKCCTEVCPEHIHITDNAIIPLKERVVDEYYDPILGFFRRLFGSKKQAQTPSSGQAADD from the coding sequence ATGTCGACCGTCACCTTCAGAATTTTCCGGGGGGATCGCAACGGTGGTGAGTTGAAAGACTACACCATCGAGGTGCAAGAAGGCATGGTGGTGCTGGACGCCATCCACCAGATCCAGGCCGAGCAGGCCCCTGACCTGGCCTGCCGCTGGAACTGCAAGGCCGGCAAGTGCGGCTCCTGCGGGGCCGAGGTCAACGGCAAGCCCACCCTAATGTGCATGACCCGGCTGGACACCATCGACACCAGCAAGCCGGTCACGGTGCGGCCCATGAAAACCTTCCCGGTGATCCGTGACCTGGCCACCGATGTGAAGTGGAACTACGAAGCCAACAAAAAAATCAAGCCCTTCACCCCAGCGCCCAACACCGACTGGATTATGTTCCAGGAGGACGTGGATCGGGTGCAGGAATTCAGGAAGTGCATCGAGTGCTTCCTGTGCCAGAACGTTTGCCACGTGCTGCGCGAGCACGACGAAAAAACCGGCTTTATTGGGCCGCGCTTGCTGGTACGCACCGCCAGCCTCGAGATGCACCCCCTGGACGTGGAAAACCGCCTGGATATGCTCAAAAACGAAGGCGGCATCGGCTACTGCAACATCACCAAGTGCTGCACCGAGGTCTGCCCCGAGCACATCCACATCACCGACAACGCCATCATCCCGCTTAAAGAACGGGTGGTGGACGAGTATTACGACCCAATCCTGGGCTTCTTCCGGCGGTTGTTCGGTAGCAAAAAGCAGGCACAGACCCCTTCCTCCGGCCAGGCAGCCGACGACTAA
- a CDS encoding carbohydrate ABC transporter permease, whose product MLRGSALKNSLGHRPTLVLGLAVLLALVRLAVALELLPPGAYGMGAILLFGVTLEAMLRSFRPALLPGLGLLLAGLGLGYSTAPAVLLALLGVGALYWAWAPRMSEREQASFWGWVLVWPAVGLLLVWQIIPSLYALWLSFLDRFNFIGQSRFAGLLNYEILLTRDPLFWKAMGNTFWFVIFTVPLGILLATLVAILLNERVRLLGFFRTLYFLPYITALTAAAAVWDWIYHPEFGFLNWVLGTPGLDWLSTPQGIFALALAPLGLELKGFWAGPSVAFVAIMVMSLWHLLGYQVVVILAGLQNIPKEYYEAAQLDGASWWQQQRYITWPLLSPTTFFLSTLGLIGGFQVFTQVLIMTPTGGVLQDTLTITLYLYNKGFRDSDFSYASAIAVVVFAVILVLTLVQQRVLERKVTYEA is encoded by the coding sequence ATGCTTCGTGGGTCTGCGCTCAAAAACTCACTCGGCCATCGCCCCACCCTGGTGCTCGGCCTGGCGGTGCTGCTGGCCCTGGTTCGGCTGGCGGTGGCGCTCGAGCTGCTCCCCCCCGGGGCCTATGGGATGGGAGCCATCCTGCTCTTTGGGGTGACCCTCGAGGCCATGCTTAGAAGCTTCCGACCGGCCCTGCTACCAGGCCTGGGGCTCCTGCTGGCGGGGCTCGGACTGGGGTACAGCACCGCCCCCGCTGTGCTGCTAGCCCTGCTTGGGGTGGGCGCTCTTTACTGGGCCTGGGCGCCCCGGATGAGCGAGCGCGAACAGGCCAGCTTCTGGGGCTGGGTGCTGGTCTGGCCTGCAGTGGGGCTGCTCTTGGTCTGGCAGATCATCCCCAGCCTGTACGCCCTGTGGCTTTCGTTTTTGGATCGGTTTAACTTCATCGGCCAGAGCAGGTTCGCGGGGCTCCTTAACTACGAAATCCTGCTCACACGCGATCCTCTGTTCTGGAAAGCGATGGGCAACACTTTCTGGTTTGTGATTTTTACAGTTCCCCTGGGGATTCTGCTGGCGACGCTGGTGGCCATTTTACTCAACGAAAGGGTGCGCCTGCTGGGCTTCTTCCGCACGCTCTACTTCCTGCCCTACATTACGGCGCTCACCGCTGCCGCTGCGGTATGGGACTGGATCTATCACCCCGAGTTTGGCTTTCTCAACTGGGTGCTGGGCACGCCGGGCCTGGACTGGCTCTCTACCCCGCAGGGCATCTTTGCCCTGGCCTTGGCGCCCCTGGGCCTCGAGCTCAAGGGCTTCTGGGCCGGGCCCAGCGTGGCTTTTGTGGCGATTATGGTGATGAGCCTGTGGCACCTGCTGGGCTATCAGGTGGTGGTCATTCTGGCCGGGCTGCAAAACATCCCCAAAGAGTACTACGAGGCAGCCCAGCTCGATGGCGCAAGCTGGTGGCAGCAGCAGCGCTATATCACCTGGCCCCTGCTCTCCCCTACCACCTTCTTCCTCTCGACGCTGGGGCTGATCGGTGGCTTTCAGGTCTTCACCCAGGTGCTGATCATGACCCCCACCGGCGGGGTCTTGCAAGACACCCTGACCATCACCCTATACCTGTACAACAAGGGCTTCCGCGACTCGGATTTCTCCTATGCCAGCGCCATCGCGGTGGTGGTGTTCGCCGTTATTTTGGTGCTCACGCTGGTGCAGCAGCGGGTGCTCGAGCGCAAGGTGACCTATGAAGCTTAG
- a CDS encoding IclR family transcriptional regulator — protein sequence MNTKRRPGRSRSTEVGEVRTLERGLHLLEVLSEAETLSLSELARRTDLSPSTAYRLLETLRRRGFADWDESKGLWKVGLRAYQVGSAFLTRGGLIDAAMPEMEKLVDELNETVNLAVLDGNEVIYIAQVEGRQLIRMFTRIGARAPIYCTGVGKALLMEHSEPEIRRIVGTGPFKPYTAKTITTLEGFLQTLQEARQQRYVLDDEEREDGVRCIAAPIHDNRGKVVASMSLSAPTTRVPNERLPELGARVRQAADAVSARLGWSG from the coding sequence ATGAACACCAAACGCCGCCCAGGACGCAGCCGTTCCACCGAGGTGGGCGAGGTGCGGACGCTCGAGCGCGGTCTGCACCTGCTGGAAGTTCTCTCTGAGGCCGAGACCCTCTCCCTTTCAGAACTAGCCCGCAGAACCGACCTCTCACCCAGCACCGCCTACCGGCTCCTAGAGACCCTGCGCCGCCGGGGTTTTGCCGACTGGGATGAGTCCAAGGGCCTATGGAAGGTGGGGCTGCGGGCTTATCAGGTGGGTTCGGCCTTCCTGACGCGGGGTGGACTGATTGATGCTGCCATGCCCGAGATGGAAAAGTTGGTGGACGAGCTGAACGAAACCGTCAATCTGGCTGTGCTAGACGGCAACGAGGTTATCTATATCGCGCAGGTCGAGGGGCGACAGCTCATTCGCATGTTCACCCGCATCGGCGCCAGAGCCCCCATCTACTGCACCGGGGTGGGCAAAGCTCTACTCATGGAACACAGTGAGCCGGAGATCCGCCGGATTGTGGGCACGGGGCCCTTCAAACCCTACACCGCCAAGACCATCACCACCCTGGAAGGCTTCTTGCAAACCCTCCAGGAAGCCCGCCAACAACGTTATGTGCTGGATGACGAAGAGCGCGAAGACGGGGTGCGTTGCATCGCGGCCCCCATCCACGACAACCGGGGCAAGGTGGTCGCCTCCATGTCGCTTTCGGCCCCCACCACCCGCGTTCCCAACGAACGCCTACCCGAGCTCGGCGCGCGGGTGCGCCAGGCCGCCGATGCCGTCTCAGCCCGGCTGGGCTGGTCGGGTTAA
- the speD gene encoding adenosylmethionine decarboxylase, with product MELFGFGPHLMIDGYHANPEKLADFELVRQVLDQLPEEMEMTKVLPPVVQRYPALPGHAEGITGVVIIAESHIAIHTFPSERFISVDIFSCKEFDLGKALRRVVEYFEIGRYETYLINRGKEYPKDLELARQIAAGEREYIEARIG from the coding sequence TTGGAACTGTTTGGTTTTGGCCCGCACCTAATGATTGACGGCTACCATGCAAACCCTGAAAAACTGGCTGATTTTGAACTTGTTCGGCAGGTTCTGGATCAGCTTCCTGAAGAGATGGAGATGACCAAGGTGTTGCCGCCGGTGGTACAGCGCTACCCGGCGCTTCCCGGTCATGCGGAGGGGATTACGGGGGTGGTGATCATCGCCGAGAGCCACATTGCCATCCACACCTTCCCCAGCGAGCGTTTTATTAGCGTGGACATTTTTTCCTGTAAGGAATTCGATCTCGGCAAAGCCCTCAGGCGGGTGGTGGAGTACTTCGAGATTGGACGCTACGAGACCTACCTGATTAACCGGGGTAAGGAGTACCCCAAGGACCTCGAGCTGGCCCGGCAGATTGCGGCCGGGGAGCGGGAGTATATAGAGGCCCGCATCGGCTAG
- a CDS encoding GntR family transcriptional regulator → MMKEEASRDGQNVLLIHDLLRHSILRGSLAPGQVTSQLELARDLGVGRTPLREALRLLQREGLVVQEPNRRVRIAELSISDAEQIYTMRIALEAAAIRMTVPTLTPEDLAELEGLYAQMEHYMRTQDFERMDVPHRAFHLGLVRAAGPRWLEEIGQLFDHAERYRVAFFRARPERGYLRQAEHRAMLDAAVGRDVERTIACMAQHYAHTALVVFSQLQPGYTSTRLNAILEVVAPGVLAKLSF, encoded by the coding sequence ATGATGAAGGAAGAAGCCAGCCGCGATGGACAAAACGTGCTACTGATCCATGACCTGCTGCGGCACTCGATTCTGCGAGGAAGTCTGGCTCCGGGTCAGGTCACCAGCCAGCTCGAGCTGGCCCGCGACCTTGGGGTGGGCCGCACCCCCTTGCGCGAGGCGCTGCGGCTGCTGCAGCGGGAGGGCTTGGTGGTACAGGAACCCAACCGGCGGGTGCGGATTGCCGAGCTATCAATATCGGATGCCGAGCAGATCTATACCATGCGCATTGCCCTCGAGGCTGCCGCCATCCGCATGACCGTACCTACCCTGACCCCAGAAGACCTGGCCGAACTCGAGGGCCTCTACGCCCAGATGGAGCATTACATGCGCACCCAGGACTTTGAGCGCATGGATGTGCCGCACCGGGCCTTCCACCTGGGTCTGGTTCGCGCCGCAGGGCCCCGCTGGCTCGAGGAGATCGGGCAGCTCTTCGATCACGCTGAACGCTACCGGGTTGCTTTTTTCCGCGCACGTCCTGAGCGAGGCTATCTGCGCCAAGCTGAACACCGAGCGATGCTGGATGCTGCTGTAGGCCGCGATGTAGAGCGAACCATTGCGTGCATGGCCCAGCATTACGCTCACACCGCGCTGGTGGTCTTTTCGCAGCTTCAGCCTGGTTATACCTCAACCAGACTAAACGCGATCCTCGAGGTTGTAGCACCGGGTGTTTTGGCTAAGCTTAGTTTTTAG
- a CDS encoding branched-chain amino acid ABC transporter permease, with amino-acid sequence MIQAAIAGLVSGGVYALLGVCVVLLYRMVGVLNLAQAAIGVFGMFVVLVCYENHWPLGLAVASGLLTSTALGGLLGGVMAHWFSEASLQVRSSVTIAFLIGILTVGLWIFGSDPRPVPNLVGTGSLWVGGLVIPHLALVILGTALLLAGGISLLLQRTLLGVWLRALAERPTAAELLGVPAQALTVGVWAVAGAISCLAILLIAPSRSPEFPVLSLLVLPGMAAALLGLFKSFPLTILGGLGIGLIEGLASSLPAVAPYRQALWFLVMLAALLWIQRKEVWDAAR; translated from the coding sequence ATGATCCAAGCCGCGATCGCCGGTCTGGTCTCTGGTGGTGTATACGCGCTGCTAGGGGTCTGCGTGGTGCTGCTATACCGCATGGTGGGGGTGCTCAACCTGGCCCAGGCGGCCATTGGGGTGTTCGGAATGTTTGTGGTGCTGGTCTGCTACGAAAACCACTGGCCGCTGGGGCTTGCGGTGGCCAGCGGGCTGCTAACCTCAACAGCCCTGGGGGGTTTGTTGGGCGGGGTGATGGCCCACTGGTTCTCCGAGGCCTCTTTACAGGTGCGTTCGTCGGTGACCATTGCTTTTCTGATCGGCATCCTTACGGTGGGCCTGTGGATTTTTGGTAGCGATCCCAGGCCGGTGCCAAATCTGGTGGGCACCGGCAGCCTGTGGGTGGGCGGTCTGGTGATTCCTCACCTGGCGCTGGTCATCCTTGGCACAGCACTGCTGCTGGCTGGGGGCATCTCACTTCTCTTGCAGCGCACCTTGCTGGGGGTCTGGCTGCGGGCCCTGGCCGAGCGGCCCACCGCTGCTGAGCTGCTGGGGGTTCCAGCCCAGGCCCTTACCGTGGGAGTCTGGGCAGTGGCCGGGGCGATCTCCTGCCTGGCAATTCTGCTCATCGCCCCCAGCCGTTCACCGGAGTTTCCAGTGTTATCGCTGCTGGTGCTTCCGGGAATGGCCGCGGCTTTGCTGGGACTTTTCAAAAGCTTCCCCCTTACCATTCTGGGCGGCTTGGGTATCGGGCTCATCGAGGGACTGGCCTCGAGCCTCCCCGCCGTGGCCCCTTACCGACAGGCCCTGTGGTTCCTGGTAATGCTGGCCGCGTTGCTGTGGATACAGCGCAAGGAGGTCTGGGATGCTGCGCGCTAG
- a CDS encoding fumarate reductase/succinate dehydrogenase flavoprotein subunit — MESYTIHDYDVLVIGAGGAGLRAAIAAIEQGAKVGVVTKSLLGKAHTVMAEGGMAAAMGNVRPEDNWKVHFRDTLKGGGMLNNWKMVENYTKEAPDRVRELEQWGAVFDRTPDGRINQRNFGGHSYPRLAHVGDRTGLELIRTLQDHAVKMGIHAHMETTIYRLLTDAGRVVGALGFNRQTGDFLVFRAKAVVLATGGLGRIYQVTSNSWECTGDGFSLASMVGADLIDMEFIQFHPTGMVWPPSVMGILVTEGVRGEGGVLKNSEGRRFMFDNVPERYKGEFAETEEEAERWLQGDRNARRPPELLTRDVVARAIRKEVNEGRGSPHGGVFLDIASRRPADYIKKKLPSMYHQFMKLGNLDITKEPMEVGPTCHYVMGGVRVDPDTQATNVPGLYAAGEVAGGLHGANRLGGNSLSDLVVFGRRAGLAAAEYAAKQTGSYQVDEAQVRAYIAEALQPFNNPQGENPFALMKELRATMQKNAGIMREESELKAQLEILANLKKRAWNTSVSGSRAYNPGWHTALDMRLMVEISEAVVLAALARKESRGGHARLDYPDPDPTFAKINHIIRRKSDGTLTVVAEPLPEMPEELRKIAEAKDLKELSDKVGA, encoded by the coding sequence ATGGAATCCTATACAATCCACGATTATGACGTACTGGTAATTGGCGCCGGCGGCGCCGGTCTGCGGGCTGCCATCGCAGCCATCGAGCAAGGGGCCAAGGTAGGGGTGGTTACCAAGAGCCTGCTGGGCAAGGCCCACACTGTGATGGCCGAAGGGGGCATGGCCGCTGCCATGGGCAACGTGCGCCCCGAAGACAACTGGAAAGTGCATTTCCGCGACACCCTCAAGGGTGGGGGCATGCTCAACAACTGGAAGATGGTGGAGAACTACACCAAAGAAGCCCCCGACCGGGTACGTGAGCTCGAGCAGTGGGGCGCCGTCTTCGACCGTACCCCCGATGGCCGGATTAACCAGCGCAACTTCGGGGGGCACTCCTACCCCCGGCTGGCCCACGTCGGCGACCGCACCGGCCTCGAGCTCATCCGCACCCTACAGGATCACGCGGTAAAAATGGGCATCCACGCCCACATGGAAACCACCATCTACCGCCTCCTGACCGATGCCGGTCGGGTGGTGGGGGCCCTGGGCTTTAACCGCCAGACCGGGGACTTCCTGGTCTTCCGGGCCAAGGCGGTGGTGCTGGCTACGGGCGGGCTGGGCCGCATCTACCAGGTCACCTCCAACTCCTGGGAGTGCACCGGCGACGGCTTCTCGCTGGCCAGCATGGTGGGCGCCGACCTGATCGATATGGAGTTCATCCAGTTCCACCCCACCGGAATGGTCTGGCCGCCCAGCGTGATGGGCATCCTGGTCACCGAAGGCGTGCGGGGTGAGGGAGGTGTTCTCAAGAACAGCGAGGGCCGGCGCTTCATGTTCGACAACGTGCCCGAGCGCTACAAAGGCGAGTTTGCCGAAACCGAGGAGGAGGCCGAGCGCTGGCTCCAGGGTGACCGCAACGCCCGCCGCCCGCCGGAGCTGCTGACCCGCGACGTGGTGGCCAGGGCCATCCGCAAAGAGGTCAACGAAGGCCGGGGCAGTCCCCACGGCGGCGTTTTCCTGGATATCGCCAGCCGCCGCCCCGCCGACTACATCAAAAAGAAACTGCCCAGCATGTACCACCAGTTCATGAAGCTGGGCAACCTGGACATCACCAAAGAACCCATGGAGGTGGGCCCCACCTGCCACTACGTGATGGGCGGGGTGCGGGTCGACCCGGACACCCAGGCCACCAACGTACCGGGGCTGTACGCCGCAGGCGAGGTGGCGGGCGGTCTCCACGGGGCCAACCGCCTGGGGGGCAACTCCCTGTCCGACCTGGTGGTGTTTGGGCGGCGGGCCGGCCTGGCTGCCGCCGAGTACGCCGCCAAACAGACCGGCTCCTACCAGGTGGATGAGGCCCAGGTGCGGGCCTACATCGCCGAGGCCCTGCAACCCTTCAACAACCCCCAGGGCGAAAACCCCTTTGCCCTCATGAAAGAGCTTCGCGCCACCATGCAGAAAAACGCTGGCATCATGCGCGAAGAAAGCGAACTCAAAGCCCAGCTCGAGATTCTAGCCAACCTCAAAAAGCGGGCCTGGAACACCTCGGTCTCAGGCAGCCGGGCCTACAACCCCGGCTGGCACACGGCTTTGGATATGCGCCTGATGGTGGAGATTTCCGAGGCCGTGGTGCTGGCCGCCCTGGCCCGCAAGGAAAGCCGGGGGGGCCACGCGCGCCTCGACTACCCCGACCCCGACCCCACCTTTGCTAAAATCAACCACATCATCCGGCGCAAAAGCGATGGAACCCTTACAGTGGTGGCCGAGCCGCTACCCGAGATGCCCGAGGAGCTGCGCAAGATAGCCGAGGCCAAAGACCTCAAAGAGCTCAGTGACAAGGTAGGTGCCTGA
- a CDS encoding ABC transporter substrate-binding protein — translation MRYLTIAFFAFLSLSLAQQRPEEIIKSQCEKAGVVAELWHGFTGGAPKTALENLVVEFNRTQNGQVCVRPIAQGNYRDLSTKIKAAFASGKVPVMAQAFENNMALYLESDALTPMSALGIDLKGVNPLFVNAVTFNKQIYGVPFNKSIQILYYNRDLLKKYNAKVPTTISAFIATAKQISQGEKAPVYFFQPDTSTFSYWFFTLGGSYLQNGKLVLNSPKAVEALELLVQGVKEGWARPITSGFINANFGVGPYAFSTDTSAGYSFYLQAAKFDLGVAPLPGRTDKQPGFGLVQGTNLVVFKRADEKEKKVAADFLKFVISPRVQAVFGVATNYVPVNLGSGADPVVTRYIKQNPGFGVAITQARYAKFEPALSDWEQIRFDILGQAIKEAVLGQATPKAALDKAQKAAEDLLAGRTR, via the coding sequence ATGAGATATCTAACCATCGCTTTTTTTGCTTTCCTGAGCCTGTCCCTAGCGCAGCAGCGGCCCGAGGAGATCATCAAGAGCCAGTGTGAGAAGGCCGGCGTGGTGGCCGAGCTGTGGCACGGCTTTACCGGTGGTGCCCCCAAGACCGCCCTGGAAAACCTGGTGGTGGAGTTCAACCGAACCCAGAACGGCCAGGTGTGCGTGCGCCCCATTGCACAGGGCAACTACCGCGATCTCTCCACCAAGATCAAAGCTGCCTTCGCCAGCGGCAAGGTGCCGGTGATGGCCCAGGCCTTCGAGAACAACATGGCGCTGTACCTCGAGTCCGACGCCCTGACGCCCATGTCCGCGCTGGGTATAGACCTGAAGGGGGTCAACCCCCTTTTTGTCAACGCAGTGACCTTTAACAAGCAGATCTACGGGGTTCCCTTCAACAAGAGCATCCAAATTCTGTACTACAACCGCGACCTGCTCAAGAAATACAACGCCAAGGTACCCACCACCATCAGCGCGTTCATAGCCACCGCCAAGCAAATTTCCCAGGGGGAAAAAGCCCCGGTCTACTTCTTCCAGCCCGACACCTCGACCTTCTCGTACTGGTTCTTCACCCTGGGCGGAAGCTACCTGCAAAACGGCAAGCTGGTGCTTAACTCGCCTAAGGCTGTCGAGGCGCTCGAGCTCTTGGTGCAGGGGGTCAAGGAGGGCTGGGCCCGGCCCATTACCAGCGGCTTCATCAACGCCAACTTCGGTGTGGGGCCCTACGCCTTCTCCACCGACACTTCGGCGGGTTACAGCTTCTATCTGCAGGCTGCTAAGTTCGACCTGGGTGTGGCCCCGCTGCCGGGCCGCACCGACAAGCAGCCCGGTTTTGGACTGGTGCAGGGCACCAACCTGGTGGTCTTTAAGCGGGCCGACGAAAAAGAGAAAAAGGTCGCCGCCGACTTCCTAAAGTTCGTGATCTCGCCCAGGGTGCAGGCGGTTTTCGGGGTCGCCACCAACTACGTGCCGGTCAACCTGGGCTCGGGTGCCGATCCCGTGGTAACCCGCTACATCAAGCAGAACCCGGGCTTTGGCGTGGCCATCACCCAGGCCCGCTACGCCAAGTTCGAGCCGGCCCTTTCCGACTGGGAGCAGATCCGCTTCGACATCCTGGGGCAGGCCATCAAAGAGGCCGTGCTGGGCCAGGCCACCCCCAAAGCTGCATTGGACAAGGCCCAGAAAGCCGCTGAGGACTTGCTGGCCGGTCGCACCCGCTAA